In the bacterium genome, TTTCCTCCCGGCTTATTTAGGCTTTCCGGCCGCCCGGCTCTGCGCGGCTCTGCATTCATTTCCTAAGTTACACACGGTTCCGGCCACAGGCAAGACGGGCGTCCTCCCGGGCCGTGACCGTTCTCTGCGCCGCCGCCCTCTCTTGCGCCCGGGCGGATTAAAGCGCATTGTATTCTCAGAATACGCATCCCTTTTGTCAGTACGATGTTGAAATCAAATTGCGGATAATGTATACTTTTTTTACGGCAGGCAGTTTACAAGGTGTGCACAATCCGCCGTACTTGCATTCTCAAATTGCGTGCAGGGTGTAGCGAGGGCACGCTTTTACAGGACAGGGGCCGATGAAACCTAACGAGCTGAATCTCGGACTGGTGGGCAGCGGCGGCGATGGTGTCATGGCCGCGGGCGAGATCATTGTCACCGCCTCGGCGCGCGAGGGTCTCAACTGCATCATGCTCAAAAGTTTCGGCCCGCAGATACGCGGCGGCGAAAGTGCGTGCAAGATCCGCATCACCAGCCGCCGCTGTTCCGTGCAGGCCGATGATCTGGATGTGCTGGTGGTGTTCAACTGGAGCGATTACCGCCGCTTCGGCGCCGAACTCACCCTTCTGCCCCACGGCGTGGTGCTCGAGGACGGTGAGGAGGGCGACCCCGAGCCGGAGCGTCCCTTTATCGGCAGCCCCCCCCACGCCATCTACCGAATCCCGCTCACCCGGATCGCGCGCGAGGCCGCCGGGACCACCCTGGCCAGGAACATGGCCGTCATCGGGGCGATTTGCGGCCTGGCCGACCTGCCCGAACAGTCGCACCTCGATTCCATCCGCAACCTGTTCGAGCGCAAGGGGGAAAAAATCGTCGAGGCCAATTTCAAAGCTTTCGAGATGGGCCGCGATTTCATCCGGAACAATATCAAGCGCAAGGAGAAAATACGCCTGGTGCGGCCCTCGGTCAAAGCCGACCCGCGGGTGGTCATGACCGGCAACGACTCGGTCGCCTACGGCGCCATGCTGGCCGGCTGCCGTTTCTTCGCCGGCTACCCGATCACCCCCAGCAGCGAAATCATGGAATGGCTGAGTGTCTTCATGCCCAAGTTCGGCGGCGAGATGATCCAGACCGAGGACGAGATCGCCGCCCTGAGCATGGTGCTGGGCGCCTCCCTGGTCGGGCGCAAGGCCATGACCGCCACCAGCGGCCCGGGCCTGTCCCTGATGAACGAGCTGATCGGCCTGGCCTCCATCGCCGAGATACCCTGTGTGATCGTGGATGTCCAGCGGGCCGGCCCCTCCACCGGCATCCCCACCAAGAGTGAGCAGTCCGACCTGATGGCGGCCGTGTTCGGCGGGCACGGCGATTCGCCGCGGGTGGTGATGGCCCCCACGGATGTCTCCGACTGCCTGGACGTTATGCGTGAGGCTTTCTATGTCTCGGAAAAATACCAGATACCGGTGATCGTGCTCAGCGACGGCTCGATCGGCCAGCGCAAGGCCGCTTTCGCCGAACCGGATATCTCCATCGTGCGCTCCTGGGAGCGGGCCCATCCGCCGGTCGACCTCGACCCGGCCGAGTACAGGCGTTTCCTGTTCACCGAGACCGGCGTCTCACCCATGAGCATCCCCGGCGTTGACCGCATGATCTACCGCGCCGCCGGGATAGAGCACAACGAGTTCGGCGCCCCCACCTCCGAGTTCG is a window encoding:
- a CDS encoding 2-oxoacid:acceptor oxidoreductase subunit alpha, giving the protein MKPNELNLGLVGSGGDGVMAAGEIIVTASAREGLNCIMLKSFGPQIRGGESACKIRITSRRCSVQADDLDVLVVFNWSDYRRFGAELTLLPHGVVLEDGEEGDPEPERPFIGSPPHAIYRIPLTRIAREAAGTTLARNMAVIGAICGLADLPEQSHLDSIRNLFERKGEKIVEANFKAFEMGRDFIRNNIKRKEKIRLVRPSVKADPRVVMTGNDSVAYGAMLAGCRFFAGYPITPSSEIMEWLSVFMPKFGGEMIQTEDEIAALSMVLGASLVGRKAMTATSGPGLSLMNELIGLASIAEIPCVIVDVQRAGPSTGIPTKSEQSDLMAAVFGGHGDSPRVVMAPTDVSDCLDVMREAFYVSEKYQIPVIVLSDGSIGQRKAAFAEPDISIVRSWERAHPPVDLDPAEYRRFLFTETGVSPMSIPGVDRMIYRAAGIEHNEFGAPTSEFEMHQRMNEKRYRKLGFIAEEVCFMRHYGPEDAPVGVLAWGSSKGAVREAVENLLDEGYPVKAVVPQVLFPLNTEKLKKLLGPLKKLLVVEMSYSGQFLNLLKTQMDLPEGTVHYGRSGARYLGIHEIMDQVRRLF